Proteins from a genomic interval of Gordonia sp. SL306:
- a CDS encoding aminotransferase class V-fold PLP-dependent enzyme, protein MTSVQEATTPATDQLADFRSRFPHLDDTVHLASCSQGALSIDLQRRLQDMQDDLIADPAPWGRWMELVETLRARFAARIGASPEQVAIAPNASIAAFQVRTTIATRGNKALLTSDHEFPSVGHVWRASADGTPIRSVPADDFLSASAWSSQIDDTVGVVSAPLVSYVNGTRPPVRAISDAAHAAGALMFVDAYQGSGVVPYTVDELGCDFLVTGVLKYMLGLPGLAFLYVRHPEDLDNPALTGWFGRSNPFNFDPTYLETPSTAAKFETGTPGVPSVYAALGGLDALDTVDAQVGWAHVQRLAERTATELRDLGEQVDRPEDPAFSGPQVAIIDEDPDTLAAWLLAEHRISTAPRGRRLRISFHYYSTDNDVDSIVQALAAYRRR, encoded by the coding sequence ATGACATCAGTCCAGGAGGCCACCACACCGGCAACCGACCAGCTCGCCGACTTTCGCAGCCGGTTCCCCCACCTCGACGACACCGTCCATCTCGCCAGCTGTAGCCAGGGCGCGTTGTCGATCGATCTCCAGCGTCGACTGCAGGACATGCAGGACGATCTGATCGCCGATCCGGCCCCCTGGGGACGCTGGATGGAGCTCGTCGAGACGCTTCGTGCACGGTTCGCGGCCCGGATCGGGGCATCGCCGGAGCAGGTCGCCATCGCGCCGAACGCCTCGATCGCCGCCTTTCAGGTCCGCACCACTATCGCGACGCGCGGCAACAAGGCGCTGCTGACCAGCGACCACGAGTTCCCGTCGGTGGGCCACGTGTGGCGCGCCTCCGCCGACGGCACCCCGATCCGGTCAGTGCCGGCGGACGACTTCCTGTCCGCCTCCGCGTGGTCGTCGCAGATCGACGACACCGTCGGGGTCGTATCGGCGCCGCTGGTCTCCTACGTCAACGGCACTCGCCCACCGGTCCGCGCCATCTCCGACGCCGCCCACGCTGCAGGCGCGCTGATGTTCGTCGATGCCTACCAGGGCAGCGGCGTGGTGCCCTACACCGTCGACGAGCTGGGCTGCGACTTCCTCGTCACCGGCGTGCTCAAGTACATGCTCGGCCTTCCCGGACTGGCCTTCCTCTACGTTCGCCATCCCGAAGATCTCGACAACCCGGCGCTGACCGGGTGGTTCGGCCGCAGCAACCCGTTCAACTTCGATCCGACCTACCTCGAAACGCCTTCCACTGCTGCGAAGTTCGAGACCGGAACACCCGGAGTGCCGTCGGTGTACGCAGCGCTCGGTGGTCTCGACGCGCTCGACACCGTCGACGCGCAGGTCGGCTGGGCTCACGTGCAACGGTTGGCCGAGCGCACGGCCACCGAACTCCGCGATCTCGGTGAGCAGGTCGATCGACCCGAGGATCCGGCGTTCTCAGGCCCGCAGGTCGCGATCATCGACGAGGATCCCGACACCCTCGCGGCGTGGCTGCTCGCCGAGCACCGCATCAGCACCGCACCACGTGGTCGGCGCCTGCGAATCTCGTTCCACTACTACAGCACCGACAACGACGTCGACAGTATCGTCCAAGCGCTCGCGGCCTACCGCCGCCGCTGA
- a CDS encoding PASTA domain-containing protein, producing the protein MTHVRKTAGAAAGALLIALVIAGCGGGGDTALTTTVTETATAAVSTETEASTAAPPTTEPPTTEAPPPMTQATATTAPPEEPAIMPDVVCMNLQDAQDEIQDAGVFFSRSTDATGQGRSQILDRNWVVVAQTPDPGTAIGEGDAVLSAVKIGESDSC; encoded by the coding sequence ATGACGCACGTCCGGAAGACCGCTGGTGCAGCGGCAGGAGCCCTGCTGATCGCTCTCGTGATCGCTGGATGCGGCGGAGGTGGAGACACTGCGTTGACCACCACCGTGACCGAGACAGCGACTGCCGCGGTATCCACTGAGACGGAGGCATCGACTGCTGCGCCCCCGACCACCGAGCCCCCGACGACCGAGGCGCCGCCACCGATGACGCAGGCGACCGCAACCACGGCACCTCCCGAAGAACCGGCGATCATGCCAGACGTGGTGTGCATGAATCTGCAGGACGCGCAGGACGAGATCCAGGACGCCGGAGTCTTCTTCTCTCGGAGCACCGATGCAACGGGCCAAGGGCGATCCCAGATCCTGGACCGGAACTGGGTTGTGGTCGCTCAAACACCCGATCCGGGAACGGCGATCGGTGAGGGTGACGCCGTGCTGTCGGCGGTCAAGATCGGTGAGTCGGATTCCTGCTGA
- a CDS encoding long-chain fatty acid--CoA ligase: MLSTMQDAPLSIAQLLRHGSTFHGTAEVVTWTDAGARRRSYAEVGRRCAQLAHALRGLGVTGDERVATFMWNNAEHLEAYLAVPSMGAVLHTLNIRLFPEQLVHVANHAEDHVVIVDATLVPLLAPQLPQLTTVKHLIVTGDTDGIDVPDGIQVHSYDALIADQPEEFDWPEVDELSAAAMCYTSGTTGDPKGVAYSHRSIYMHSMQVCMTDGPALKQGDRALAVVPQFHAMSWGLPYAAFMIGASLIMPDRFLQPEPLAALIEAERPNFSAAVPTIWQGLHQYLEQHPQDISFMHDVLIGGSAVPPSLMHTFDKDHGVQVLHAWGMTETSPLGSVARPPADSEGEERWRYRYTQGRFPASVRARLVDDDGQVVPNDGESIGELEVRGPWIAASYYGVDAPDKFQDGWLRTGDVGSITPDGYLTLTDRTKDIIKSGGEWISSVDLENAVMGHPDVIEAAVIGVPDQKWDERPLVAVVLREGSDATVDTLREFLSDKVAKWQLPENWTVINEVPKTSVGKFDKKRLRSQFQEGNLDVTRV, encoded by the coding sequence GTGCTGAGCACCATGCAAGACGCCCCCCTGTCGATCGCACAGCTGCTGCGCCACGGCAGCACCTTCCACGGCACGGCGGAGGTGGTGACCTGGACCGACGCCGGCGCTCGACGACGCAGCTACGCCGAGGTCGGTCGCCGGTGCGCGCAACTCGCCCACGCTCTGCGCGGCCTGGGCGTCACCGGCGACGAGCGGGTGGCGACGTTCATGTGGAACAACGCCGAACACCTCGAGGCCTACCTCGCAGTGCCGTCGATGGGCGCGGTGCTGCACACCCTCAACATCCGGCTGTTCCCGGAGCAACTGGTCCACGTCGCCAACCATGCCGAAGACCACGTCGTCATCGTCGACGCCACGCTCGTCCCGTTGCTGGCGCCGCAGCTTCCGCAGCTGACGACCGTCAAGCACCTGATCGTCACCGGAGACACCGACGGCATCGACGTCCCGGACGGCATCCAGGTGCATTCGTATGACGCGCTGATCGCCGACCAGCCAGAAGAGTTCGACTGGCCCGAGGTCGACGAACTGTCGGCCGCGGCAATGTGTTACACGTCCGGCACCACCGGCGACCCGAAAGGCGTTGCCTACTCGCACCGTTCGATCTACATGCACTCCATGCAGGTGTGCATGACCGACGGGCCGGCGCTCAAGCAGGGCGACCGTGCGCTGGCGGTGGTTCCGCAGTTCCATGCGATGTCGTGGGGACTTCCCTATGCGGCGTTCATGATCGGCGCATCACTGATCATGCCCGACCGATTCTTGCAGCCCGAACCCCTTGCCGCACTGATCGAAGCCGAACGACCCAACTTCTCAGCCGCCGTGCCGACCATCTGGCAAGGGCTGCATCAGTACTTGGAGCAGCACCCGCAGGACATCTCGTTCATGCACGACGTCCTCATCGGTGGGTCCGCGGTGCCGCCGTCCCTGATGCACACCTTCGACAAGGACCACGGCGTACAGGTGCTACACGCGTGGGGGATGACGGAGACGTCGCCGCTCGGCTCGGTCGCACGTCCGCCTGCCGATTCCGAGGGTGAGGAGCGGTGGCGCTACCGCTACACGCAGGGCCGGTTCCCGGCGTCGGTGCGGGCGCGGCTCGTCGACGACGACGGCCAGGTGGTGCCCAACGACGGCGAGAGCATCGGCGAGCTCGAGGTCCGCGGACCGTGGATTGCCGCCTCCTACTACGGGGTCGACGCGCCGGACAAGTTCCAGGACGGCTGGCTGCGCACCGGCGACGTCGGATCCATCACTCCCGACGGGTATCTGACCCTCACCGACCGCACCAAGGACATCATCAAATCCGGTGGCGAATGGATCTCGTCGGTGGATCTGGAGAACGCCGTCATGGGACACCCGGACGTCATCGAGGCCGCGGTGATCGGGGTGCCGGATCAGAAGTGGGACGAGCGCCCGTTGGTCGCGGTGGTCCTGCGCGAAGGCTCCGACGCCACGGTCGACACGCTGCGAGAGTTCTTGTCCGACAAGGTCGCCAAGTGGCAACTGCCGGAGAACTGGACGGTGATCAACGAGGTGCCGAAGACCAGCGTCGGCAAGTTCGACAAGAAGCGTCTGCGATCGCAGTTTCAAGAGGGGAACCTCGACGTCACGCGGGTCTGA
- a CDS encoding PucR family transcriptional regulator, whose translation MAALTSSEPPAGTSALLHRLQLRAKDMIKQSALDSSDALRALPSDIRLTELPWVTRRTLSTVFRALGDNVAPSEDELRPAREIAVQRADEGVPLSVVIRNWQAGFQRFWTEAAALARPEEGAEVAYLGTALISLFGTFSATLVDAYEQEQMILDSEKSSAGHLVARMILDGQEARPYADRFRIELAAEYHVLALAIASTTDELVDDATGRLVAGRRKMRSILSLPEFRRATSILTTLGPAGGHLLLPADTHGTASALTAAAELVERIRSSVGVDVRAGLVETVAIADVPSAGRLAAEVLRLSAGHRSERSVYRLADVALEFQLTRPGPAADHVAAVLAPIEPFPELMTFLQQYLRCDMDRGRTARALGVHPNTINNRLHKVASLSGVDPSGFVGVMAFGAALTVAASTPGDEVSGGFMGKSRKSANQSGNTDDDGDRTRPRAGGDASPSNATTFMTKE comes from the coding sequence ATGGCCGCTCTGACGTCGTCCGAGCCACCCGCGGGGACGAGTGCGCTGCTGCATCGGCTGCAGCTGCGCGCCAAGGACATGATCAAGCAGTCCGCGCTCGACAGCTCCGACGCGCTGCGGGCGTTGCCGTCGGACATCCGGCTGACCGAATTGCCGTGGGTGACGCGCCGGACGCTGTCGACGGTGTTCCGGGCGCTCGGCGACAACGTGGCACCCAGCGAGGACGAACTGCGCCCCGCCCGTGAGATCGCGGTGCAGCGCGCCGACGAAGGGGTGCCGCTGTCGGTGGTGATCCGCAATTGGCAAGCGGGCTTCCAGCGCTTCTGGACCGAGGCGGCCGCACTGGCCCGCCCGGAGGAGGGCGCGGAGGTGGCCTACCTGGGTACCGCACTCATCTCGCTGTTCGGCACCTTCTCGGCGACGCTCGTCGACGCCTACGAGCAGGAACAGATGATCCTCGACAGCGAGAAGAGCAGCGCCGGGCACCTGGTGGCGCGGATGATTCTCGACGGTCAGGAAGCCCGGCCGTATGCCGATCGCTTCCGGATCGAGCTGGCCGCCGAGTACCACGTGCTCGCGCTGGCGATCGCGTCGACGACCGATGAGCTGGTCGACGACGCGACCGGCCGGCTGGTGGCCGGGCGACGCAAGATGCGCTCGATCCTGTCGTTGCCCGAGTTCCGGCGCGCCACGTCGATCCTGACCACGCTGGGACCGGCGGGCGGTCATCTGCTCCTGCCGGCCGACACGCACGGCACCGCTTCGGCGCTGACGGCGGCCGCCGAACTGGTCGAACGCATCCGGTCATCGGTGGGTGTCGATGTGCGGGCGGGTCTGGTGGAGACGGTGGCGATCGCCGACGTGCCGTCGGCGGGGAGGTTGGCCGCCGAGGTGCTGCGCCTGTCGGCGGGGCACCGCAGCGAGCGCAGCGTGTACCGGCTGGCCGATGTGGCGCTGGAGTTTCAGCTGACGCGGCCGGGCCCGGCAGCCGACCATGTCGCCGCCGTGCTGGCGCCCATCGAGCCGTTCCCGGAGCTGATGACCTTTCTGCAGCAATACCTGCGCTGCGACATGGATCGCGGCCGAACCGCGAGAGCGCTTGGCGTACACCCGAATACGATCAACAACCGGCTGCATAAGGTGGCCTCGCTCAGCGGAGTCGATCCCAGCGGCTTCGTGGGTGTGATGGCCTTCGGTGCGGCACTGACCGTGGCTGCGAGCACGCCGGGCGACGAGGTGTCGGGCGGGTTCATGGGCAAGTCCCGAAAATCGGCCAACCAATCCGGCAATACCGACGATGATGGAGATCGGACGCGGCCGCGTGCCGGTGGTGACGCATCACCGTCAAACGCGACCACATTCATGACCAAGGAGTGA
- a CDS encoding Na+/H+ antiporter NhaC family protein produces METTPTDDRLEFRGGKYVAFVAPVIFLVGVISYFVAFNVFDMTALTASGLVGLMLGALLARNYSSYWNAALRGLSSPTASTLLMILLAVSLFSMLLSASGAANGLIWAAQEAGVSPALFPAIAFVIAGVMSMSTGTSIGTLFTAFPVIFPAGVVLGAHPLLLAGAILSGALFGDNLAPISDSTVVSSATQRFRRKEGVADIAGVVRSRTRYSLPTAGITLVLYVVIGLILTTDSGASATPTDVGPKPLLMLIAVVALLAVAFWKRDLFLATTCGLVVGTVIGLASGLITPADIISSKDDAATGFLVDGITDVLPLIGLGIIVFAIIGVLEGSGVFDAIVDAITGSRLTNTARGTETAIAVGAIVSGGLFAGVNGPTMMFYGPLVDRIGSRARLHPYRRANIMDCNVLGLGSVVPVVSSFLLIASLLTEGANQVSALAMFTVTFYPLVLTVVMAISIATGWGRRFEGPDGMAVREDAEARVADGATAEVLQQEATSVRQQVAAN; encoded by the coding sequence ATGGAAACCACCCCAACCGACGACCGTCTCGAGTTCCGCGGCGGCAAGTACGTCGCGTTCGTGGCGCCGGTCATCTTCCTCGTCGGCGTCATCTCGTACTTCGTGGCGTTCAACGTGTTCGACATGACCGCACTCACCGCATCCGGGCTCGTCGGTCTGATGTTGGGTGCGCTGCTCGCGCGGAACTATTCGAGCTATTGGAATGCCGCCCTGCGTGGCCTCTCCTCCCCCACGGCGAGCACATTGCTGATGATCCTGCTGGCCGTCAGCCTCTTCTCGATGCTCTTGAGCGCGTCCGGTGCCGCCAACGGATTGATCTGGGCGGCACAGGAAGCCGGTGTGTCACCGGCGCTGTTCCCGGCCATCGCGTTCGTCATCGCCGGCGTGATGTCGATGTCGACGGGAACGTCCATCGGGACATTGTTCACCGCGTTCCCCGTGATCTTCCCCGCCGGCGTGGTGCTGGGTGCTCATCCGCTCCTGCTGGCGGGGGCGATCCTCTCCGGAGCCCTGTTCGGCGACAACCTGGCGCCCATCTCCGATTCGACCGTGGTGTCGTCGGCGACGCAGCGCTTCCGCCGCAAGGAGGGTGTCGCCGACATCGCAGGCGTCGTGCGCTCTCGCACTCGCTATTCGCTGCCCACCGCGGGCATCACGCTCGTGCTGTACGTCGTCATCGGGCTGATCCTCACCACCGACTCTGGCGCCTCCGCCACGCCCACCGACGTGGGACCGAAGCCGCTGCTGATGCTCATCGCCGTGGTTGCCCTTCTCGCCGTGGCCTTCTGGAAGCGGGATCTGTTCCTGGCGACCACCTGCGGTCTGGTCGTAGGCACGGTCATCGGTCTGGCATCGGGGCTCATCACGCCTGCCGACATCATCTCGTCGAAGGACGACGCCGCCACCGGCTTCCTCGTCGACGGCATCACCGACGTGCTGCCGCTCATCGGCCTCGGCATCATCGTGTTCGCCATCATCGGCGTGCTCGAGGGCTCCGGTGTCTTCGACGCCATCGTCGATGCGATCACCGGCTCACGTCTCACAAATACCGCACGTGGCACCGAGACCGCGATCGCCGTCGGCGCCATCGTCTCCGGCGGGCTGTTCGCTGGCGTCAACGGTCCCACCATGATGTTCTACGGACCACTCGTCGACCGCATCGGCTCGCGAGCCCGCCTCCATCCGTATCGTCGCGCCAACATCATGGACTGCAACGTCCTCGGACTGGGATCGGTTGTGCCGGTGGTCAGTTCCTTCCTCCTGATCGCGAGCCTGCTGACCGAAGGTGCGAACCAGGTGTCGGCACTGGCGATGTTCACGGTCACGTTCTATCCGCTCGTCCTGACAGTCGTCATGGCGATATCGATCGCCACCGGTTGGGGACGTCGGTTCGAGGGTCCGGATGGGATGGCGGTGCGTGAAGATGCGGAGGCGCGGGTGGCTGATGGCGCGACCGCGGAGGTACTCCAACAGGAGGCGACCTCTGTCCGTCAACAGGTCGCTGCCAACTGA
- a CDS encoding TetR family transcriptional regulator yields the protein MGSVLNVTGAGQEARKYQSAHRADQARETRRGILHAARGLFIEQGYARTTIVEIARASGVSKESVYAIFKNKPTILKCVWDITIGGDDEDVLFHERPAIAQIRAEPDLARRLEMQAVLNTETSRRITPFMMALRGAAGADTAAAEMLAEIDRQRYEGLGFMAREAAATGQMAISEDECHDLMWATTDGVLWHRLVVERGWSDERFATYMMTLWKAAMLVGPDH from the coding sequence ATGGGAAGTGTACTTAATGTGACTGGCGCAGGTCAAGAGGCTCGCAAGTACCAATCGGCGCACCGTGCCGATCAAGCGCGGGAGACGCGTCGTGGCATCCTGCATGCGGCGCGCGGCCTCTTCATCGAACAGGGCTACGCACGGACCACAATCGTGGAGATCGCCCGAGCGTCGGGAGTGTCAAAGGAGAGCGTGTACGCGATCTTCAAGAACAAACCGACCATCCTGAAATGCGTGTGGGACATCACCATCGGCGGCGACGACGAGGACGTCCTGTTTCACGAACGGCCCGCCATCGCCCAGATCCGGGCCGAACCTGATCTGGCGCGTCGACTCGAGATGCAGGCGGTTCTCAACACGGAGACATCTCGGCGCATCACGCCTTTCATGATGGCGCTGCGGGGCGCCGCCGGCGCCGACACTGCCGCGGCCGAGATGCTCGCCGAGATCGATCGGCAACGCTACGAGGGACTCGGGTTCATGGCCCGCGAAGCCGCGGCGACGGGGCAGATGGCGATCAGCGAGGACGAATGTCACGACCTGATGTGGGCAACCACCGACGGGGTGTTGTGGCACCGGCTGGTGGTGGAGAGGGGTTGGAGCGACGAACGATTCGCGACGTACATGATGACCTTGTGGAAGGCCGCGATGCTTGTCGGTCCCGACCACTGA
- a CDS encoding lipase family protein has product MATHVDHISSGDAAVPLVLPTHDSFYDAPAGLHAMRPGEIIRSRQVELKDYWASHHRSRAWQLLYRSTDLNGTAGVAATTVVMPRKRARDGQFQLLSFQCAIDAVTSQCFPSYALRKGASAAKAIAPFEFLVVRRALAKGWAVAIPDHEGMLGAWGAPREPGYRTLDGIRAALSFNDFQFRFDTPVGLWGYSGGGMATSWAAEMAPTYAPELNLIGAVLGSPVGDMASALMRLNGGFHTGLPVMAIEGLRRVYPQLDRVIVEHATESGRRHLAEIAEMPTVEALRRFKNHDIDSFLDIPLADVLARPEIVEMMNDLQLGTHAPTIPLLVVQAVHDEVISVDDIDGQVERYREQGVQVTYVRDQLSEHYSLLPLSGPLAVSWLANRLDGRPAQDKTVTAVAGQRPPRWAKLLGAGRARPDRESTVTDDERPAA; this is encoded by the coding sequence ATGGCCACACACGTTGACCACATATCGAGCGGCGATGCTGCCGTCCCGTTGGTGCTCCCCACCCACGACTCCTTCTACGACGCGCCTGCGGGCCTTCACGCCATGCGGCCCGGCGAGATCATCCGGTCGCGGCAGGTCGAGCTCAAGGACTATTGGGCGTCACATCACCGCAGCCGGGCGTGGCAGCTGCTGTACCGGTCGACCGACCTGAACGGCACTGCGGGCGTCGCGGCCACCACGGTCGTCATGCCGCGCAAACGTGCGCGCGACGGCCAATTCCAACTTCTGTCCTTTCAGTGCGCGATCGACGCGGTCACCTCGCAGTGCTTTCCGTCGTATGCACTGCGCAAGGGCGCGTCGGCGGCCAAAGCGATTGCGCCGTTCGAGTTCCTGGTGGTCCGCCGTGCGCTGGCCAAGGGCTGGGCGGTGGCGATCCCTGACCACGAGGGCATGCTCGGCGCGTGGGGTGCCCCGCGTGAGCCCGGCTATCGTACTCTCGACGGCATCCGTGCGGCGTTGTCGTTCAACGACTTCCAGTTCCGTTTCGACACACCGGTCGGCCTGTGGGGCTATTCGGGCGGTGGCATGGCGACGTCGTGGGCTGCCGAGATGGCGCCGACGTACGCACCGGAGCTGAATCTCATCGGCGCGGTTCTCGGCTCCCCGGTGGGGGACATGGCATCTGCACTGATGCGCCTGAACGGCGGCTTCCACACCGGGCTGCCGGTGATGGCCATCGAGGGACTACGACGCGTCTACCCGCAGCTCGACCGCGTGATCGTCGAACACGCCACCGAAAGTGGGCGCCGGCATCTCGCGGAAATCGCCGAGATGCCCACAGTGGAAGCGTTGCGACGCTTCAAGAATCACGACATCGACAGCTTCCTCGACATCCCGCTCGCCGACGTGCTCGCCCGCCCCGAGATCGTCGAGATGATGAACGACCTGCAACTCGGCACGCACGCCCCGACGATCCCGCTGCTCGTGGTGCAGGCGGTGCACGACGAGGTGATCAGCGTCGACGACATCGACGGCCAGGTCGAGCGCTACCGCGAGCAGGGCGTGCAGGTGACCTATGTGCGTGATCAGCTCAGCGAGCACTACTCGTTGCTACCGCTGTCGGGTCCGTTGGCGGTGTCCTGGTTGGCGAATCGGCTCGACGGGCGGCCGGCACAGGACAAGACGGTGACGGCAGTGGCCGGGCAACGGCCGCCGCGCTGGGCGAAGCTCCTCGGTGCGGGACGTGCACGGCCGGATCGTGAGAGCACCGTGACCGACGATGAGCGGCCGGCAGCCTGA
- a CDS encoding class I SAM-dependent methyltransferase, producing MQDATTRLPRLIGTVRRLVLASLLTCASHIKYTSHVFNILLMYRSSVMDTSGTHQSTASLWDGVAIGWSRFAAEIEGIESDLTSRIRSAAEPLNGHTVLELGSGTGELAAQFADWVGPDGTVTASDVAPSMNEVQRARLADVLNARVAADVDVHELPFVAHSFDTVVFRMGLMMASDPDRALREIHRVLRPGGRFVTAVWGPFTENPWLTTVGMGAMSLGLVCGGPPINPGEPFSLPDPHDLRGRFTDAGFVDIDVQTLSATRHYRDTDQHITMALSLAPPLAAAYRAMSSAQETALRATVAGLTEQYRDGHGALDLPMSAHVALGTRA from the coding sequence ATGCAGGATGCCACGACGCGTCTCCCGCGCTTGATCGGCACGGTGCGCCGATTGGTACTTGCGAGCCTCTTGACCTGCGCCAGTCACATTAAGTACACTTCCCATGTATTCAATATACTTCTAATGTATCGGAGTTCCGTCATGGATACTTCCGGAACGCACCAATCAACAGCATCACTCTGGGACGGGGTCGCCATCGGCTGGTCTCGGTTCGCCGCCGAGATCGAAGGCATCGAGTCCGATCTGACATCCCGTATACGCTCTGCCGCCGAACCTTTGAATGGCCACACCGTTCTCGAATTAGGTTCTGGCACCGGAGAACTCGCCGCACAGTTCGCAGACTGGGTGGGTCCGGACGGTACCGTCACCGCCTCCGACGTCGCTCCTTCGATGAACGAGGTGCAACGCGCCCGACTCGCTGACGTACTCAACGCCCGAGTCGCCGCCGACGTCGATGTACACGAGTTACCGTTCGTCGCCCACAGTTTCGACACCGTCGTGTTCCGCATGGGATTGATGATGGCATCCGATCCCGATCGGGCCCTGCGCGAGATCCACCGCGTGTTGCGACCCGGTGGCCGGTTCGTCACCGCCGTCTGGGGTCCGTTCACCGAGAACCCCTGGCTGACCACCGTCGGGATGGGCGCGATGTCACTGGGCCTGGTCTGCGGCGGCCCGCCGATCAACCCGGGCGAGCCGTTCTCACTGCCTGATCCGCACGATCTGCGAGGTCGGTTCACCGATGCGGGATTCGTCGATATCGACGTCCAGACACTCAGCGCAACAAGGCATTACCGCGATACCGACCAACACATCACGATGGCGTTGAGTCTGGCGCCACCGCTGGCCGCTGCGTACCGCGCGATGTCATCCGCACAGGAGACGGCGCTGCGCGCCACAGTCGCCGGACTCACCGAGCAATACCGTGACGGCCACGGCGCACTAGATCTCCCGATGTCCGCGCATGTAGCTCTCGGTACGCGCGCATAG
- a CDS encoding esterase/lipase family protein, with product MRALVSIWLTALALVLATGPATAVPSLGPAGAQLPVPNNYFAGTFNQLADPDGDPPGTNDWSCKPSARHPNPVVLVHGGFANRQLDWGVYGPVLHNAGYCTFALNWGVQAGVPKPFSGIAGLSSIEAVGVPELSAFVRKVLATTHASKVDLVSHSLGSLVTGYFIRYGGGHTVVDKSVSIAGIYQGVAIPQEVIDASPLTRGGNCALCREPAAGSAFIKKLNAGGTPYVPGVEYTNIATRYDEMAVPYTSGLVPGKPGQQVTNIVVQDSCAQDYSEHQAIAGSHRTTVMVRNALDPEHPQRVPCELVLPSVGSTPGR from the coding sequence ATGCGCGCGCTCGTATCGATTTGGTTGACAGCTCTCGCTCTGGTCTTGGCGACGGGTCCGGCAACAGCCGTCCCATCCCTCGGCCCGGCAGGTGCACAACTGCCCGTCCCGAACAACTACTTTGCGGGCACATTCAACCAGCTCGCCGATCCCGACGGCGATCCACCGGGAACCAACGACTGGTCGTGCAAACCCAGTGCTCGCCACCCGAATCCGGTCGTGCTGGTGCATGGCGGGTTCGCCAATCGACAGCTCGACTGGGGCGTCTACGGGCCGGTCCTGCACAACGCGGGCTACTGCACGTTTGCCCTCAACTGGGGCGTGCAGGCCGGTGTGCCGAAACCGTTCAGCGGTATCGCAGGGCTGTCATCGATCGAGGCGGTCGGTGTGCCTGAGTTGTCGGCTTTTGTCCGCAAAGTCCTCGCCACAACGCACGCGTCCAAGGTCGACCTCGTGTCCCACTCGCTCGGCAGTCTGGTCACCGGGTACTTCATCCGCTACGGCGGTGGGCACACCGTCGTCGACAAATCGGTCTCGATCGCAGGCATCTACCAGGGCGTCGCCATCCCTCAAGAGGTCATCGACGCCAGCCCGCTGACCCGCGGCGGAAACTGCGCGCTCTGCCGAGAACCCGCAGCCGGATCGGCGTTCATCAAGAAGCTCAACGCCGGCGGTACCCCGTACGTGCCGGGCGTCGAATACACGAACATCGCGACCCGCTACGACGAGATGGCTGTGCCGTATACCAGCGGACTCGTGCCCGGGAAACCTGGTCAGCAGGTCACCAACATCGTTGTCCAGGACTCGTGCGCGCAGGACTATTCGGAGCATCAAGCGATCGCGGGCTCACACCGCACCACGGTGATGGTCCGGAACGCCCTGGATCCGGAACACCCGCAACGCGTGCCTTGCGAACTGGTGTTGCCGAGCGTGGGCAGCACGCCCGGTCGGTGA
- a CDS encoding XRE family transcriptional regulator, producing the protein MLGTTIREVRKTRGLTMVQLAELAGVSQGLISQVENGRADPSLETLRRIAEALGVPLFDLFQDGAPSPVNVLRAGNRASVTTPTGSLTYEKLSPPSATLEVLRGRLEPNDVSSREPHAHPASECVVVESGSMVVEVAGERIELETGDSATYDSRLPHRYLNESGDRTVFLVLASPPSF; encoded by the coding sequence GTGCTTGGTACGACGATTCGCGAGGTGCGCAAGACGCGTGGGCTGACGATGGTGCAGCTCGCCGAGCTGGCCGGTGTCTCGCAGGGCCTGATCAGCCAGGTGGAGAACGGTCGGGCCGATCCCAGCCTGGAGACGTTGCGTCGGATCGCCGAGGCGCTCGGGGTGCCCCTGTTCGACCTGTTCCAGGATGGTGCGCCGAGTCCGGTGAACGTGCTGCGTGCCGGCAACCGTGCCTCGGTCACCACACCGACGGGTTCCCTGACCTACGAGAAGCTCTCGCCGCCGAGCGCGACGCTCGAGGTTCTGCGTGGTCGGCTGGAGCCCAACGACGTGTCCAGTCGAGAACCGCACGCACACCCGGCAAGTGAGTGTGTGGTCGTCGAGAGCGGTTCGATGGTGGTCGAGGTCGCTGGGGAGCGGATCGAGCTCGAGACAGGCGACAGCGCTACCTACGATTCGCGGCTGCCGCATCGGTATCTGAATGAATCCGGTGATCGCACAGTGTTTCTCGTGTTGGCGTCGCCGCCGAGCTTCTGA